A genomic segment from Streptomyces sp. AM 4-1-1 encodes:
- a CDS encoding cytochrome P450: MTTHPTSGTGQCPAHTSAPPPEVPLPIYGPAFNANPDATYQRLRDVAPIMPVEISPGVYGYLTVTYRAALYLLQNTPSRFGKDPRRWEALRRGQVPPDSPALMMMQPRDNALWKDGPEHTRLRRAITASLDGVDTHALAATVRQIADQLLSAFAADGQADLVSQYADPLPMLTMIEMFGCPPALGRRIVVAVTRLFDADSDGVQANAELESACLELTRLKRVQPARDVTTYLIAAGLNDAEMVQTILLVIGAGSTPSSNLIMNSLRRIITDERFAGTVHTGVKPLADALDEVLWHTPPVSNYSPLYAIGEQSYEGVYLQEGFPILVSFAAANADPALPFAAGARAGNRGHLAYSAGAHMCPAPDLARIIAETALECAVDRLAGLALAVTPGELTARPATFHAGLTALPVTFQPDTHLPTTRRR, translated from the coding sequence ATGACCACACACCCGACATCCGGCACCGGCCAGTGCCCGGCCCACACGTCCGCACCGCCGCCCGAGGTGCCGCTGCCCATCTACGGACCCGCCTTCAACGCTAACCCGGATGCCACCTACCAGCGGCTGCGCGACGTGGCCCCGATCATGCCGGTGGAGATCTCCCCCGGCGTCTACGGATACCTCACCGTCACCTACCGGGCGGCGCTCTACCTCCTGCAGAACACCCCCTCGCGCTTCGGCAAGGACCCCAGGCGCTGGGAAGCCCTGCGCCGCGGGCAGGTCCCGCCCGACAGCCCGGCGCTGATGATGATGCAGCCCCGCGACAACGCCCTGTGGAAGGACGGGCCGGAGCACACCCGGCTACGCCGCGCGATCACCGCCAGCCTCGACGGCGTCGACACCCACGCCCTGGCCGCCACCGTCCGCCAGATCGCCGACCAGCTGCTCAGCGCCTTCGCCGCCGACGGGCAGGCCGACCTGGTGTCGCAGTACGCCGACCCGTTGCCGATGCTCACCATGATCGAAATGTTCGGCTGCCCGCCCGCCCTCGGCCGGCGCATCGTCGTCGCGGTGACCCGCCTGTTCGATGCCGACTCCGACGGCGTGCAGGCCAACGCCGAACTCGAGTCGGCCTGCCTGGAACTGACCCGCCTCAAGCGGGTCCAGCCCGCACGGGACGTCACCACCTACCTGATCGCGGCCGGCTTGAACGACGCCGAGATGGTCCAGACGATCCTCCTGGTCATCGGCGCCGGATCCACCCCCTCCAGCAACCTGATCATGAACTCACTGCGGAGGATCATCACCGACGAGCGGTTCGCTGGCACCGTCCACACCGGCGTCAAGCCCCTCGCCGACGCCCTCGACGAAGTCCTGTGGCACACCCCGCCCGTCTCCAACTACAGCCCCCTGTACGCCATCGGCGAGCAGAGCTACGAAGGCGTCTACCTCCAGGAAGGCTTCCCGATCCTGGTGTCCTTCGCCGCGGCCAACGCCGATCCCGCCCTGCCCTTCGCGGCGGGCGCCCGCGCGGGCAACCGCGGTCACCTCGCGTACTCGGCCGGCGCCCACATGTGCCCGGCCCCCGACCTGGCCCGGATCATCGCCGAGACCGCACTCGAATGCGCCGTCGACCGCCTCGCGGGCCTCGCACTCGCCGTGACCCCCGGCGAACTCACCGCCCGGCCCGCGACCTTCCACGCCGGGCTCACCGCGCTGCCCGTGACCTTCCAGCCCGACACCCACCTGCCCACGACCAGAAGGCGATGA
- a CDS encoding ATP/GTP-binding protein: MPAFAESETAPPRLRGDERTVKVLVCGHLGAGKTTYVHALSQIAPVSTEEVMTRAGTDVDDVTLPDKKTTTVAMDFGRHSLSEDLVLYLFGAPGQERFFPILQDLAIGALGALVLVDTRRLADTYPILQLVEDLRLPYAIAVNTFAEAPAVTDERLRYVMDLPPDTPLVRCDARERPSARDALIALVSHLLTRTPEPAR, translated from the coding sequence TTGCCGGCCTTCGCCGAATCTGAGACCGCACCGCCCAGGCTGCGCGGCGACGAGCGCACCGTGAAGGTCCTCGTCTGCGGGCACCTAGGCGCCGGGAAGACCACCTACGTCCACGCCCTGTCGCAGATCGCCCCCGTCAGCACCGAGGAGGTGATGACACGCGCGGGCACGGACGTCGACGACGTCACTCTGCCGGACAAGAAGACCACCACCGTGGCCATGGACTTCGGGCGGCACTCGCTCTCCGAGGACCTGGTCCTCTACCTGTTCGGGGCCCCCGGACAGGAGCGGTTCTTCCCGATCCTCCAGGACCTGGCCATCGGCGCGCTCGGCGCGCTCGTCCTGGTCGACACCCGCCGGCTGGCCGACACCTACCCCATCCTCCAGCTCGTCGAGGACCTCCGGCTGCCGTACGCCATCGCCGTCAACACCTTCGCCGAAGCCCCCGCCGTCACCGACGAGCGGCTGCGCTACGTCATGGACCTGCCTCCCGACACCCCGCTGGTGCGGTGCGACGCCCGCGAGCGCCCCAGCGCCCGCGACGCCCTGATAGCCCTCGTCAGCCACCTGCTGACCCGTACGCCGGAGCCTGCCCGATGA
- a CDS encoding DUF742 domain-containing protein: protein MSGARQAGDDRLVRAYVVTGGRAAPSRNHFDHITLISLSASAGHLSRAPLNPEHLSILRVLAGGAQAVAELGALLRLPVSVTRVLLADLMEWGHITTQRRMTDTTTVDRALLEEVLAGLRRI, encoded by the coding sequence ATGAGCGGGGCACGGCAGGCAGGCGACGACCGGCTGGTGCGGGCCTACGTGGTGACGGGCGGCCGGGCCGCGCCCAGCCGCAATCACTTCGACCACATCACGCTCATCAGCCTGTCGGCCTCCGCCGGCCACCTCAGCCGTGCCCCCCTCAACCCCGAGCACCTCTCGATCCTGCGGGTGCTGGCCGGCGGGGCGCAGGCCGTCGCCGAACTCGGCGCGCTCCTGCGCCTGCCGGTCAGCGTGACCCGCGTCCTGCTGGCCGACCTAATGGAGTGGGGACACATCACCACCCAGCGGCGCATGACCGACACCACCACCGTTGACCGAGCACTGCTGGAGGAAGTCCTTGCCGGCCTTCGCCGAATCTGA
- a CDS encoding roadblock/LC7 domain-containing protein: MSASPDVSWILNDLVNFPGARNAVVLSSDGLTVGSSDQVDRELADRVSAIASGMQSLSQRGAAFVQDEPTPWEQTMVSFTGGFLFILTAAEGAYLVASATSDVDIEAFSYRMRKTIDSLGPALRVAPRHNLASPA, from the coding sequence ATGAGCGCCTCCCCCGACGTCAGCTGGATCCTCAACGACCTCGTGAACTTCCCCGGCGCCCGCAACGCGGTCGTGCTCTCCTCGGACGGGCTCACGGTCGGCTCATCCGACCAGGTGGACCGTGAGCTGGCGGACAGGGTGTCCGCGATCGCCTCCGGGATGCAGTCCCTCAGCCAGCGCGGCGCGGCGTTCGTCCAGGACGAGCCGACCCCGTGGGAGCAGACGATGGTCAGTTTCACGGGCGGCTTCCTGTTCATCCTCACCGCCGCCGAGGGCGCCTACCTCGTCGCCTCCGCGACCTCGGACGTCGACATCGAGGCGTTCTCGTACCGCATGCGCAAGACCATCGACAGCCTCGGCCCGGCGCTGCGCGTCGCGCCGCGGCACAACCTGGCCAGTCCGGCATGA
- a CDS encoding ATP-binding protein: MSTLIQNIVLLAVPTGAAAGAGAVAVHYRRRAAERLGVIRQLEGRVRDGEQRVSARDEEARNLAAQRLPALIVALSRGDGGRHRDAGLLHPQLADTETGAAYHAVLDQVAVLANEAAERAEGAARAAVEAVVRSMQSLINEQQVAVTALQDLQSDEKTLAITIPIDHASSQLARRAQIVGILTGMWPGRQRADTPLLETIRGGVSRIRDYPRVEITGEPTAYVAGRVVEPVVLAAAELLNNAAQHSHPGTKVYVWYLEGHNGISIVIEDAGIGMAPEERERAARLLSGQNPVRITELRTPPRFGFQAIGLLAARYGFTVSVEQQSVHGGVRAVLHLPRALLVTAPTHAPAPEPAAGYVPDASAPGGHPYPVAVEDGLPMRRGRRGSGLPAAAPATSVPRPGAGRGLAAFVRGTSSARPNSTNSTDQEQIS, translated from the coding sequence ATGAGCACGCTGATACAGAACATCGTGCTGCTGGCGGTGCCGACCGGTGCCGCCGCAGGCGCGGGCGCGGTGGCGGTGCACTACCGGCGCCGAGCCGCCGAGCGGCTCGGCGTCATCCGCCAGCTGGAGGGCCGGGTCCGCGACGGTGAGCAGCGTGTGTCGGCCCGGGACGAGGAGGCACGGAATCTTGCCGCGCAGCGGCTGCCGGCGCTCATCGTCGCGCTGAGCCGTGGGGACGGCGGCCGCCATCGTGACGCCGGTCTGCTTCACCCGCAGCTCGCCGACACCGAGACGGGCGCGGCCTACCACGCTGTGCTGGACCAGGTCGCCGTGCTGGCGAACGAGGCCGCCGAACGCGCCGAGGGCGCGGCCAGGGCGGCGGTCGAGGCTGTGGTCCGCTCGATGCAGTCCCTCATCAACGAGCAGCAGGTCGCCGTGACCGCTCTGCAGGATCTCCAGAGCGACGAGAAGACCCTCGCGATCACGATCCCCATCGACCACGCCAGCAGCCAACTCGCCCGCCGTGCCCAGATCGTGGGCATCCTGACAGGCATGTGGCCCGGCCGTCAGCGGGCCGACACCCCCCTGCTGGAAACCATCCGCGGCGGAGTCTCCCGGATCCGCGACTACCCCCGGGTGGAGATCACCGGGGAGCCCACCGCGTACGTGGCCGGTCGCGTTGTCGAGCCGGTGGTCCTTGCCGCCGCAGAGCTGCTCAACAATGCCGCCCAGCACAGCCACCCCGGCACCAAGGTCTACGTCTGGTACCTCGAAGGACACAACGGGATCAGCATCGTCATCGAGGACGCCGGGATCGGTATGGCCCCGGAGGAGCGTGAGCGCGCGGCCCGTCTGCTGTCCGGACAGAACCCGGTGCGGATCACCGAACTGCGGACTCCGCCGCGCTTCGGCTTCCAGGCCATCGGCCTGCTTGCCGCGCGCTACGGCTTCACGGTCTCGGTGGAGCAGCAGTCCGTGCACGGCGGAGTCCGCGCGGTCCTCCACCTGCCGCGAGCCCTCCTGGTCACGGCACCGACCCACGCGCCCGCTCCCGAGCCCGCGGCCGGATATGTGCCGGACGCGTCGGCACCGGGCGGCCACCCGTATCCGGTGGCCGTGGAGGACGGCCTGCCGATGCGCCGGGGCAGGCGCGGGTCCGGGCTCCCGGCCGCCGCGCCTGCCACCAGCGTCCCGCGGCCCGGCGCCGGCCGGGGCCTCGCCGCGTTCGTGCGCGGCACCTCCTCCGCCCGCCCCAACTCCACCAACTCCACCGATCAGGAGCAGATCTCATGA
- a CDS encoding glycoside hydrolase family 15 protein, producing the protein MSQHFPAALTAHARGQQPGPLPAGSILPAFPRPQQFPSARAAATRSVGRIEDQAFIGNMRTAAHVDRDGAITMLSPGRFDAPAVFARLLGSEEHGLWRVGPATEDRPAPVADRRRYLPGTLAVESTWITRDGTVQLTDFMPTAGQAPHVVRNVRGISGRVAMRSLLRARPDYGRHVPTVNADGHRASVDLEPGRLWLDTPAPTQTADGDLLTQFEVSEGETLSLNLTWSPDTDAPPPLPDATGLLKETVDFWQDWISQSTYTGPHRDAFERSLITLKALTYAPTGAIVAAATTSLPEEIGGIRNWDYRYCWLRDSAFIVETFLACGFIDEARAWVDWLRTAIGGCPELLQVMYGVGGERDLPETVLDWLPGHKGSAPVRTGNAAAKQLQVDVYGEVISALYDAQVRDPSLAPAVGTMITDLAACLENLWSEPDEGLWEVRGDRRHFVHSKVMAWVAYDRAVTLIDAGHAHGPVERWRGLREEIHAQVCLLGYDEQRNTFTQSYGSKELDAALLQMVTVGFLPSTDKRIIGTVEAVQRDLSIQGGFMLRYHTRGAVPGRDGLPGDEGAFLICSGWLITALARIGRVDEAEILLDGLLSTRNDLGLMSEEWDPHQQRQLGNVPQGFSHLALILAALAVHAARSGHALVAGTAR; encoded by the coding sequence ATGTCCCAGCACTTCCCCGCCGCCTTGACCGCCCACGCGCGCGGTCAGCAGCCGGGCCCGCTGCCCGCGGGCAGCATCCTCCCGGCCTTCCCGCGCCCTCAGCAATTCCCCTCCGCGCGTGCGGCCGCGACGCGGTCGGTGGGGCGGATCGAGGACCAGGCGTTCATCGGGAACATGCGTACCGCAGCGCACGTCGACCGGGACGGCGCCATCACTATGCTGTCACCCGGTAGGTTCGACGCCCCCGCGGTCTTCGCCCGGCTGCTGGGCAGCGAGGAACACGGTCTGTGGCGGGTGGGACCCGCCACAGAGGACAGGCCGGCGCCCGTGGCGGACCGGCGCCGGTACCTGCCGGGCACCCTGGCCGTGGAGTCCACCTGGATCACCAGGGACGGCACGGTGCAGCTGACCGATTTCATGCCGACCGCCGGGCAGGCGCCGCACGTGGTCCGGAACGTGCGGGGCATCAGCGGACGGGTCGCAATGCGGTCCCTGCTGCGGGCCCGCCCCGACTACGGCCGCCACGTCCCGACCGTGAACGCCGACGGGCACCGGGCGAGCGTCGACCTTGAGCCGGGCCGCCTGTGGCTCGACACTCCCGCCCCTACCCAGACCGCCGACGGCGACCTGCTGACGCAGTTCGAGGTGTCCGAGGGCGAGACGCTGTCGCTCAACCTGACATGGTCGCCAGACACCGACGCCCCGCCCCCGCTGCCGGACGCCACCGGACTCCTCAAGGAGACCGTCGACTTCTGGCAAGACTGGATCAGCCAGTCCACCTACACCGGACCGCACCGGGACGCGTTCGAGCGGTCCCTCATCACGCTCAAGGCCCTCACCTACGCACCGACCGGCGCCATCGTGGCGGCGGCGACGACCTCATTGCCCGAGGAGATCGGCGGCATCCGTAACTGGGACTACCGCTACTGCTGGTTGCGGGACAGCGCGTTCATCGTCGAAACGTTCCTGGCCTGCGGATTCATCGACGAGGCGCGGGCCTGGGTCGACTGGTTGCGCACCGCGATCGGCGGCTGCCCCGAGCTGCTCCAGGTGATGTACGGAGTGGGCGGCGAGCGCGACCTACCGGAGACCGTCCTCGACTGGCTCCCCGGCCACAAGGGCTCCGCCCCGGTCCGCACGGGCAACGCCGCGGCGAAGCAGCTCCAGGTCGATGTATACGGCGAGGTCATCAGCGCACTGTACGACGCGCAGGTGCGCGACCCGTCGCTGGCGCCGGCCGTCGGGACGATGATCACCGACTTGGCCGCCTGCCTGGAGAACTTGTGGTCAGAGCCGGACGAGGGGCTCTGGGAAGTGCGTGGCGACCGGCGGCACTTCGTGCACTCCAAGGTGATGGCCTGGGTGGCCTACGACCGTGCGGTCACGCTCATCGACGCCGGTCACGCCCACGGTCCGGTGGAGCGGTGGCGGGGCTTGCGTGAGGAGATCCACGCCCAGGTGTGCCTGCTCGGCTACGACGAGCAGCGCAATACGTTCACCCAGTCCTACGGATCCAAGGAGTTGGACGCGGCGCTGCTGCAGATGGTGACGGTCGGCTTCCTGCCGTCCACCGACAAGCGGATCATCGGCACCGTCGAAGCCGTCCAGCGGGATCTGTCCATCCAGGGCGGCTTCATGCTGCGCTACCACACCCGCGGTGCGGTCCCTGGCCGCGACGGGCTGCCCGGTGACGAGGGCGCGTTCTTGATCTGCTCGGGCTGGCTCATCACGGCGCTGGCCCGGATCGGTCGGGTGGACGAGGCGGAGATCCTCCTCGACGGTCTGCTCAGCACCCGCAACGACCTCGGGTTGATGTCCGAGGAGTGGGACCCGCACCAGCAGCGGCAACTCGGCAACGTCCCGCAAGGCTTCTCGCACTTGGCGCTCATCCTGGCGGCGCTGGCGGTGCATGCCGCGCGGAGCGGCCACGCCCTGGTCGCCGGGACCGCGCGATGA